One genomic region from Thermoleptolyngbya sichuanensis A183 encodes:
- a CDS encoding DUF1822 family protein, whose protein sequence is MTYNTAEIDDFALTLPLPQAARQLAQQFASQQPTPAKAEQVRHNTLAVWVVNDYLQMMGIDTDLERGDSWNAIARLTADVADLEVIGAGRLECRPVQNVSAPCPVPPEVWGDRIGYVAVHIDASQREASILGFTPTLEPGDDGPPALHPAHLQPPEDLMDHLDRLLHPLVATTLARAGVSLNQLGRWLQGAIDAGWSAVDAVLSPEQLSPAYAFRQLSNAAVRRAKLVEVGVSLPLVMELSLSTTQPGQTDICVQLYPSPGTSSLPPNVYLRILDESGTVFLEAQSTTLEDYLQLQFSGVSGETFGVQVALGDTTATEAFLI, encoded by the coding sequence ATGACATACAACACCGCCGAGATTGACGATTTCGCATTAACGCTGCCCCTGCCGCAGGCGGCCCGACAGCTTGCCCAACAGTTTGCCAGCCAGCAGCCAACTCCGGCCAAAGCCGAACAGGTGCGTCACAATACGCTGGCGGTGTGGGTGGTCAATGATTATTTACAAATGATGGGTATCGACACCGACTTGGAGCGGGGAGATAGCTGGAATGCGATCGCCCGTCTTACGGCCGACGTTGCCGATTTGGAAGTCATTGGTGCGGGCCGACTGGAATGCCGCCCTGTTCAAAATGTATCCGCGCCCTGCCCAGTGCCGCCCGAAGTGTGGGGCGATCGCATCGGGTATGTCGCGGTTCACATTGACGCATCTCAGCGCGAGGCCTCCATTCTGGGCTTTACCCCCACCCTGGAACCAGGGGACGACGGCCCACCAGCGCTGCATCCTGCTCATCTCCAGCCCCCTGAAGATTTGATGGATCATCTTGATCGGCTGCTGCATCCCCTGGTTGCTACGACGCTGGCACGGGCAGGAGTCAGTCTCAACCAGTTGGGACGATGGCTGCAAGGGGCGATCGACGCAGGCTGGAGCGCAGTGGATGCCGTCCTGAGTCCAGAGCAGCTCAGCCCCGCCTATGCCTTTCGGCAGCTTAGCAATGCCGCTGTGCGTCGCGCCAAGCTGGTGGAGGTGGGCGTTTCGCTGCCGCTGGTCATGGAACTTAGCCTCAGCACCACACAGCCTGGACAAACCGATATTTGCGTCCAGCTTTATCCCAGTCCTGGCACTTCCAGCCTGCCGCCAAACGTATATCTCCGCATTCTGGACGAGTCGGGCACTGTTTTTTTAGAGGCTCAGTCCACCACGCTCGAAGACTATCTGCAACTGCAATTTAGCGGAGTCTCTGGCGAAACCTTTGGGGTGCAAGTTGCCTTGGGTGACACGACCGCAACAGAAGCATTTTTGATTTAG